One part of the Streptomyces sp. AM 2-1-1 genome encodes these proteins:
- a CDS encoding DoxX family protein: MFVSLVVVTVLLSAILLISAGAKSLRTRHITEQMSTLEVPQSLMNVLIGAQAAGAAGAIAGLWWGPVGIAAAIGLTLYFAGAVAAHLRVGDRKGAPPAAVLTVVSVALLVLRAATL, encoded by the coding sequence GTGTTCGTCTCCCTCGTCGTCGTCACGGTGCTCCTGTCGGCGATCCTCCTGATCTCGGCCGGCGCGAAATCCCTGCGGACGCGCCACATCACCGAGCAGATGTCCACACTCGAAGTGCCGCAGAGCCTGATGAACGTCCTGATCGGCGCCCAGGCGGCGGGCGCGGCTGGTGCGATCGCCGGGCTCTGGTGGGGGCCCGTCGGGATCGCCGCCGCGATCGGCCTGACGCTCTACTTCGCCGGGGCGGTCGCCGCCCACCTGCGCGTCGGCGACCGGAAGGGCGCGCCTCCGGCGGCGGTTCTCACCGTGGTCTCCGTCGCCCTGCTCGTCCTGCGCGCCGCCACCCTCTGA
- the coaA gene encoding type I pantothenate kinase, giving the protein MITTPPRGSQRRAEHGPTPYVDLTRAEWSALREKTPLPLTAEEVERLRGLGDVIDLDEVREVYLPLSRLLNLYVQATSGLRGALNTFLGDAGNGHGAQRGTPFVIGVAGSVAVGKSTSARLLQALLARWPEHPRVELVTTDGFLLPMEELRARGLTSRKGFPESYDRRALTRFVADIKSGKDEVTAPVYSHLIYDIVPGERLTVRRPDILIVEGLNVLQPALPGQDGRTRVGLADYFDFSVYVDARAEDIESWYLNRFRQLRETAFQNPSSYFTKYTQVSEEEAMEYARTTWRTINKPNLLENVAPTRSRATLVLRKGPDHKVQRLSLRKL; this is encoded by the coding sequence GTGATCACAACGCCGCCCCGTGGCAGCCAGCGTCGCGCCGAGCACGGGCCGACGCCCTACGTCGACCTCACCCGCGCCGAGTGGAGCGCCCTCCGTGAGAAGACCCCGCTGCCGTTGACCGCCGAGGAGGTGGAGCGGCTGCGCGGGCTCGGGGACGTCATCGACCTCGACGAGGTGCGCGAGGTGTACCTCCCGCTCTCCCGGCTGCTCAACCTCTACGTCCAGGCCACCTCCGGTCTGCGCGGCGCCCTGAACACCTTCCTCGGGGACGCGGGCAACGGCCACGGTGCGCAGCGCGGCACCCCGTTCGTCATAGGGGTGGCGGGGAGCGTGGCGGTCGGCAAGTCGACCAGTGCCCGGCTGCTGCAGGCGCTGCTGGCGCGGTGGCCGGAGCACCCCCGGGTGGAGCTGGTGACCACGGACGGGTTCCTGCTGCCGATGGAGGAGCTGCGGGCCCGCGGGCTGACCTCGCGGAAGGGGTTCCCCGAGTCGTACGACCGGCGGGCGCTGACCCGGTTCGTCGCGGACATCAAGTCGGGGAAGGACGAGGTCACCGCCCCCGTCTACTCCCACCTGATCTACGACATCGTCCCCGGTGAGCGGCTCACCGTGCGCCGCCCGGACATCCTGATCGTGGAAGGGCTGAACGTCCTCCAGCCGGCGCTGCCGGGCCAGGACGGCCGGACCAGGGTGGGGCTCGCGGACTACTTCGACTTCAGCGTGTACGTGGACGCCCGCGCCGAGGACATCGAGAGCTGGTACCTCAACCGGTTCCGGCAGCTGCGCGAGACGGCGTTCCAGAACCCGTCCTCGTACTTCACGAAGTACACCCAGGTCTCCGAGGAGGAGGCGATGGAGTACGCGCGCACCACCTGGCGGACCATCAACAAGCCGAACCTGCTGGAGAACGTGGCGCCCACCCGCAGCCGCGCGACGCTGGTGCTGCGCAAGGGCCCGGACCACAAGGTCCAGCGCCTCTCGCTGCGCAAGCTCTGA